The following coding sequences lie in one Desulfobacterales bacterium genomic window:
- a CDS encoding DUF2442 domain-containing protein — translation MSHPIYRIVNFDIIKPYTLRIKFDDDMERIINFRPVLEGSLFGPLQDETEFNQVEINPELHTLVWPNGADFDPETLHEWPKYEEQMQRMAKK, via the coding sequence ATGTCTCATCCAATTTATCGGATTGTTAATTTTGATATCATTAAACCCTATACTTTACGGATAAAGTTTGATGACGATATGGAACGAATTATAAACTTCAGGCCTGTTTTAGAAGGGTCACTATTTGGGCCATTGCAAGATGAAACCGAATTCAATCAAGTTGAAATAAATCCGGAATTGCACACTTTGGTGTGGCCAAATGGGGCAGATTTTGATCCGGAAACATTGCATGAGTGGCCGAAATACGAAGAACAAATGCAGCGTATGGCAAAAAAATGA